gaggttggaaggagtgctcccctttctttgtgaggctagttcttaaaggcacagaccatataatttattttaacccgcctccctttttagtcttttggtctagtatcctgactgttttccaaagtccctgtagcagatacagccacctggggaaaaggggtcaaagttcttatctacacttaggaatcctggtttaagcttctctttgtaggCGATAGAGTGGGGgtttttactgaggtatcacaaatTATGTAAAcatctggaaaagcttttcgaactggagctatggccaaagacacataaatttgacttATGGTAGGGCTACTGGCCATTCCTTGGGGCAagaccacccactgatatctctgataaggttcttTGAGATTTTCAGATGGAACACTAAATGCAAATAGAGGACTGTCCTCGGTATGCCTGGAGCCACAGGCCTGTGATCTCTGTACTCAGGTAGAGGGAAGAagttcagaaattcaaggtcatccttagctacacagtcagttgaaggtcagcctgggattaTATAAgaactctcaaagaataaaatagggcgaggcgttggtggcacacacctttaattccagcactcaggaggcagagccaggcatttctctggtttacagagtgagttccaggacaatggggagcagggaggagaaaaagaatcaaaCCGGACTCGTGAGATGCTCAGCAGATAAATAAAGTGTTTATTGTGCAAGCCTGACAGTGAATTTGTCTtgcaggctgcaagaatatatcatagagattcagctgtgtattaaagctgaactttgacctgccaagggtctgtcaaaggCAAGccagccatttattatgaatgttTGGTGTTACaaagcctttaatatttcagctgtcttctgctatgaaatccttgcgTGCCCAAaccaattggtaaacagttcagctccccagacctcctgaacctactaagttactaactgccctgctgagctgaGGAGACAAGCTGGCGGGAGACCTAGCTTTGTTTCCAGTGCTaaggaagctcagaccatcccgtggccttgaggaggcctagtggttctccagagcactttgagaacaaaagaggttttcaCATATCAAAgtgagagataaaacaacattcctgaggaggcagggaaccacGTGCCCAAAGAAAGTAAGCACTctgatagattcacaacacgcccccatggttgggcatgtcgggcagacctagacacttccgcctagccagttccaggtcaaaatagccatttcccggccaaggcatctcgcgtgaccaggaccccgtggctttgcgtGGTTGCGCAAGAGCATGcaacgcaaccatgtgatctatgtgcACGTGTGAGTAGCCACATACACCTGTGTACGCATGCGctacccagcctttataagccagtgtcatattcccggcttccttcttcttctccacgcacgtgtctctttAACAGGCCTGAGCACCCTGTCCttttctcttatcttaataaaactcttgttagtgtattctgttgtgtttcgtgacatttccttgcagggtaagagcgccgccaaataactaacacaCTCTACCAACTACATCACATCTCCAGCCCACCCACACCATTTTAATTGAACAGCAGATGAATTTGATTTGACAGGCTGTTTTTAGTTAAAGTGGTAAATAGTCTTCATAAATTCAATGAGCTCAATTGACTCCTTCAAACTTTCAACACATTTCAAGCATGTAAGATAAAATCCTTCCAAGAATATTAGACTGCCAAAGATGTATTGAAATGAACAATgctctaatttttctttctgaatatatCAGGTTAAACAAAAATATCTCTAAGTAGAAGCTTAACTGGTTAGAATTGAGAGTCACTTGACAAGCCTTAGAAAAGTTCTTTTTGGCATTattcctcaaaaataaaagagtgaactttgttcatttgcttacttatttggttgtttttgtatgtatgtatgtatgtatgtatgtatgtatgtatgtatgtatttatttatttatttattttttgagacagggcttctttgtgtagtcctgactgtcctggaactaaggctggtctttttttttttttttttttttttttttaattttaacaggtttatttataattgttataaaGTTGAACTGTTGAAATGTGTTCACTGAAACATTTTGCTTGCATTAATGCTTTACATCttgcatttatattaaaaattcacacacaaatgaaaatggaaaaactgccAATACCTGACTTCTGTCCCCTATTTTTCCACTCGCAGTCATATACTTAGGTACCTTTTGACCCCATggaaaaaatatctaaaattcaGAACTACTgataacaggaagaagaggaaaaaatttTTGAGAATGAAATGTTTCCCCTCATAGTGGACTCTTAAGCACGTTCTCCGCATATGCGGCATGCTAGCTGGATATCTTTTGGCATAATTGTTACACGTTTGGCATGGATAGCACACAGgttggtatcttcaaaaaggccaaCCAGATAGGTCTCACTTGCtaaggctggtcttaaactcacagagatcggtctgcctctgcctctcgagtgttgggattaaattaAGGGTGTGCGCCTCCATGGTCCAGCccaaaatacagtatttttttaatacaataaaaCCCTTCTGGGAGATTATTAAAAATggtttctgggggctggagagatggctcagcggtttagagcattgactgctctgccagaggccctgttcagttcctagaacccacatggcagcttacaattgtctataactccagttccaggggacctgacagatacacatgcaggcaaaacaccaattcacagatagatagatagatagatagatagatagatagatagatagccagataaaactataaaaaaaaaatagtggggcagtgttggcgcatgcctttaatcccagcattcgggagggaGAAGCAAGGCATATATCTCTCtggtagttcaaggccagcctggtctacagaacaagttccaggacagtcaggcatacacacagagaaaccctatctcgaaaaacaaaaaacaaacaaaattctgaaTTTGTCTTCAACGTCTCAAAATACACAGCAACTTAGGCTGCACTGCTACTcggttgttttatgttttgtttgcacagatctcagaaaataaaatgtgacacCTAGTGGGCGCAACCCTAAAATGAGGTCCTGAAGCTAACCCTCTTCATAGCTTAAGTTGTTGTGGTTGCATGTTGAtggacagaagagaggaaggaagccagaggatTGAGAGAAACCTCTAAAAATGCCAGCCAGCTAGCGTTTTTAGAGGTTGGGAAGACTGACAGCGACTGGGCGGGGCGATGTGATGGGAAGGGCGGGGCGATGTGGTGGGCGGGGTAAAACCAGGGAAGTGGGTGGGGCACAGCGGAAGCTTACGGGGCATCCTGGCCACCACCCAGCATGGCGACCCCAGGCCTAGGCACTTCGGTCCCTGTGTGGCTGAGCGAGGAGGACCTGGGCTGCATTATCTGCCAAGGGCTGCTGGACTGGCCCACCACGCTGCCCTGCGGCCACAGCTTCTGCGTCCGGTGCCTCAAGGGCTTGTGGATCACGCAGCGCGCGGGCGTGGGTGGCCGCCCCTGGGCCTGCCCCACCTGCCGGGAGGGCCCGGAGGCGAAGCCCACGCTGCGCAAGAACCCGCTGCTGCAGGACCTAGCGGACAAGTACCGCCAAGCGGCGCAGGAGCTCGAGGCTGGCCCCGAAGCCGTGCCCGCGCCGGTGCCCGCCTCCGCGCCGCCTCGTCGTCCCGCGCCGCCGCCGGTAGGAACCCCGCACCGCTCTGGCAGCCTCCTTgggcctctcctgccctcccGATCTCTTCTTCCGctacgtgatttttttttttttaatcaatttaatCTGTTTTCGGGAGAATCTTTGGAAAGTTCAGAGTTGTATAAAGAAGTTGAAAAGTGGGCCGGGAggcggtggcacacgcttttagatctctgtaagttcgaggccagcctggtctgcagagcgagatccaggaaaggcaccaaaactacacagagaaaccctgtctcgaaaaacaaaacaaaacaaaacaaaaaaaaaaaaggggggtgggggttggggatttagctccgttggtagagcgcttgcctagcaagcactaggccctgggttcggtccttggctccggggggaggggggctgggagggagggagggagggagggggatgggggaaggCGTTGAAAAGCCGGGCGGGTgactgcacacctgtaatcccaggatttgcgAGGCTGAGCTAGGGGCATGCCCCataccagccagagctacatagtaaggtcTGGTCACAAACAATAGTTAAAAATGTCACAAACAGTAGTTAATCTAAATCCCATCCAACCGAGGTGTGGTGCCCCCTTGCATATTTCCATTTTCTCGCCAGTCTCTGTGATGTCTGAAAATTTTTAGTGTGGTAGTATATATGCAAGTTTTAACACTCTTTAATTCTATTTAGTTGTTGAGACAGCTTGCCTCTGGTTTTCAagagcagggattaaaggcatgtgccaccatgacggGCCAACCATTTGAACGGGGTTTTTTTTTAGTGTACACTTTGATGCCATTTGTCATGTCTCCAATACTGTTCATCTGTCAACGCTGTTTCCAAAGTGATTTCATCACCACAAAGAGGACCTCTGTACCTGCTAAGCAATGACACCTGAttcctgtccctccagcctccacacatctCATCTACTGtatcagactttttcttttttctttttttttctagacagagttactctgtgtagttttgcgtctttcctggaactcgctttgtagaccaaagctggcttcgaactcacgaAGGTCGCCTGCCTccgcttcccgagtgctgggattaaaggcgtgccccaccaccgcccggccaggctttttcttttgagccactAATCGGCTCCCAAGTCATGACACTGAGACGTcttactagttatgaatgctcagcctaggctcgtttctggctagctcttttaactgaaattaacctatttctctttatctaccttttgcctcaggctttttatttttctttccttctgtgtatctgactttcactgcttctcttgtctagctggctggtggctggctgcctggcttcttacccctgtgtgtgtgtgtgtgtgtgtgtgtgtgtgtgtgtgtgtgtgtgtgtgtgtgtaaaacacaccattacacagttaaagtagtattccgcagcataaacaaatgtcacaTATCTTTACCTAGTtagagtaatattccacaacttattttatgtttctgaatTTACCTATTCTACATGTTTCATATAAATGGGGGCCATTCCATGACCCTTTGTGTCTAACTTCTTCCATTCCCATTATACTTTCAGAGCTGACTCTTGTAGCATGTATCAGAACACGCTTGCTTTAGGTGGCTGTCATATCATCTGTGTGGATATATCATTTTCTAATCAACTTATCTAGTAATTACTAATTATGAACATCTGAATTGTTTCTACACTTGACTATTATAACTACTGCTACAATGTCCATTATCTTGAAATCGAGTTCCTATTTTCATCTCTACTCTCTCCAGCTGGGGACTGATGTACCAGGCATGCactctcccccagctcctcatTAGTTTTCCATATCATGTTAGGTAAGAATCTAACTTcaaacagggcatggtggcacattcctttaaccccagcacttgggaggcagaggcaggcggatctctgtgagtttcaggccagcctggtctacatacagagctccaagacagccagggctatgtagagagagcctgtctcaaaaacaaaccaaagactcTAACTTCATTCATTGGTATAGGAATATACATTTCTAGTCAGTGTTTGTTGAAAAGACTCCTCGCCCCTTTAAGTAGTCTTGGCATTcttgtaaaaaattattttacagtgTGTCTCAAGGTTTGATTCTCGGCTCCCTATCCTTTTCCattgctttaatgttttctttcatgccactattgccccTTTATTgagtggtggtcctgggtccagTTTTGGGGACCAGAAGCCCCCTGTTGCTCTTTTCAAGGTCGCACTACAGAAAAGAACCACAGAAGTCATCCAGGAGCTGACAAAATTGTTCCAACAGTTCGTAGACGTTGTCAAGGGCCTTCAAACACAAGGACCTCGCTTGGGATCCGGACGGGACAATGAACTGGGTGTCCTGGGCACGGTAGGTCCAGGTGGGAACAGAGGGGCCAGGGTGAAGGATAGCTTCCAGCTAGAGCAGTATGAGAGAGACATGGAATGCAATGGGTCTCATGTTTGCCATTCTCTTGTCTGCCAAATGTGGGTGGTTGGAAATCTGGCATGCTggacttgagggtttttttttttttttgagacagggtttttctgtgtggctttgcacctttcctggaactctctttggagaccaggctggccttgaactcacagagatccacttgcctctgcctcctgagtgctggggttagaggaatgtgccaccatgccctgtttgaagttagattaaaggcatgtgccaccaccgcctggctggacaTGAGTTAATGGAAGCTTCCAGTAGGCTGGGATTTGTCCTTCCCACTCTACCCAATCAACTCTCTCTAAAACCACCAACAAGCTCCGTAAATCCCACGGATTTGAGAGTCCTCATCTTCACTGagctgtacatttttttaaagatgtatttatcttattttatgtgtgtgggtgttttgcctgcattaatatatgtataccatatgcatgcctgatccctgtagaggtcagagagggtgttggatcccctggaattaaagttacagatgactgtgagccatcatgtggttgctgggaactgaactctgattctctgcaagagcaacaaatgccctTAACTGCCAAGttaactctccagccccattcagtgacctttaaaaaaatttcattattgtATGGAGGggagagtttctgtgtgtgtgtgtgtagaggagggtgtgtgtgtgtgtgtgtgtgtgtgtgtgtgtgtgtgtgtgtgtgtgtgtgtgtgtaggatatgTGTATGGGGAGGGTATGTATAtagaggagggtgtgtgtgtgtgtgtgtgtgtgtgtgtgtgtgtaggatatgTGTATGGGGAGGGTATGTATAtagaggagggtgtgtgtgtgtgtgtgtgtgtgtagggaagggTATGTGTGTGGTAGGGGAAGGTATGTGTATAGGGGTGGGTATGTGTGTAGGGGAGGACAGagcacaactttcaggagtccatTCTCATCTTCCACTGTAGGTCCCAGGATCtaactcagggtgtcaggcttgtgcagcaggcacttttaCCAGCTGAGCATCTTGCTAACACcccatttctccttttgagatgGAATTTTGTTGTGCCGTCCAGGTTGTCCTGCAAcatgaactcctggtcctcctaaACCAGCTGCCTGAGGATCCCCATTGTGCTCAGTCTCCAGGCTGCTttcatttgcttctgttttatgagacaggatctctagcctaggctggccttgaactcctgattctcctacttCCACTGCTTTCTTGCATCTCAACTTTTCCTCTTGGGTATCTCAGAAACAGCACAGTTAAATGCCCCAAACTACGCTTCCTCTGGGGATTCTCCTCACAGCCTTGGTCTCCTTCTTCCAAATACACGAGCCAGAATGTCAAGTCCCTCTGCCCTAACCTGCCTAGCAGCACACTGTAGCTCCGAGGCCAGCCGAAGCATCTTCCAAATCTATTGACCTCTGAGCTCTTGAGAATTCTCTAGTCCAAGCCACGATAATCTTTTGCCTGGACAGCCACCACGCCCTGCAAATGTCCCACTCTATTTTAGTCACCCTTCTTCACACAAATATGACCATGTAACTCATCTTCTTGAAATACTCTGATGATGTCTGCTTAACCCCGAGACAAtcagtttttgaaaataaaaaggttatTTTGGGTGGCTGCTTACAGGAGCCCAGTGGCAACGGCAGAAACATGTGGGAGAGCAGAACCTCACAACCTCATGGccagggagcagaggagagagaggaaaggagtgcCTGCTGCCCCCAGTGGCCTAAAGACCTTGCTGTACTCCACCTAAAGGTTCCACTGCCTCCTCGTTATGGCGCCCTGGGGATTAAGCATTTCTAGCTGGGCCTTCAGGGAGCCATGTATGATCCAAACTGTGGCATTGCCTGTTTGGGATTAAGAGCCAATCCTCCCAGAACCAGCATACCACATGGGGTCCCATGCCTGTGTCCTCTCCTGACCACATCCCACATGGGATCCCATGCCTGTGTCCTCTCCTGACCACATCCTACATGGGttgatctccagcacccccatggtggctcacaaccacccatatcTCCAATTCTAGGGTATTTGAcgtcctcttctggtttccttaggcaccaggcacacgtgtggtacatacacacaaacaggcaggcaaaacattcataagtataaaataaaaagaaataaatgtgctgggcagtgatggcgcatgcttttaatcccagcacttgggaggcagaggcaggttaagtttgaggccaccctggtctacagtgcaagttccagggtagccagggttatacagagaaaccctgtcttgaaaaaaaggttgtggaaaaacaaacaaacaaaaaactgcttgAGCATgatgatttctgtttgtttgaggcagaatctcactctgtagcccaggttaacttTGAACTCATAGCAGTCCACTTGCTTCaggacttttgttttttaaagatttattcaggACTCTTAAGTGCTTGAATTAGAAGCATGAACCACCATTCCCTGCTAgggaatattatttgtttgtttgttgttatttgtatggcattttatttgcatgtatgtctgtgcccacatgtatgcctgatgctatgtgggtcctgggagctAAACCCAGGTTTTGGAAGTGCAGCCGTTGCTCCTAATCATCgagctgggcctggagagatggctcagcagttaatactgctcttccagaggatccaggttcaattcccagcaaccacgtggcagttcacaactgtctgtaaccccagttccaggggatctgataccctcacacagacatgtgcaaaaccccaatgcacatgaaacaaaaataaacaaaatttcaatcattgagccacctctccagcccctaatgttgtttttaaaagccTGTTTGGACTTAAATGAGAAAAACTAGGAGGCAGACCTTGAGTGAATTCGATGAGTTCCATGGTTGGCTTTCATTCACTTGTTCTTTACTCCTTGATCAataggctccttcctctgaggaGGAACAGTCCTTGAGTTCGCCAAAGCCGGTAATGTCCAATGCATCTGAGAAGAAAATTCGAGAGATTCTCCATAATCTaaaagaaatacaggaaaaaCTACAAGGGAGTGTCCCACGGACAGACGCTCCTGGAGAACAAGTTCAGGGTGAGCTGACATTATTTAGTGGAGCAGGACTGACTGAGGAGGTTGGTGGGAATGGCCAAATGCCCCGGCTTTGTTCCTTGGGGACGGGGCCCAGAGCATGGCTGCTTTTGGCTGTGGTGGTGTAAGTTGAGTAGGAGTGGGCTGAGGCGTGGTCGTGGCTGTGTACATTTTGGGATGTGACCCAAGGTATTTTCTGTAGCATAGGCCCTGAGTAAAgcaaaactcacattttaaagACCTGGATCCCAGTTTATGGCTTATCTTTGCTTTTTTTGCCTGAGGATATTGGAAATAGGCTGATTTGGACTtttagttttcattcttttttttttgtttgtttcgttttttgagacagggtttctctgtgtagccttgggcctttcctggatctcgctctgtagactaggctggcctcggactcacagagatccgcctgtctctgcctcctgagtgctgggattaaaggtgtgcgctaccaccgcccggctagttttcatttttacttacatacgtggtggtggtggtggtggtggtggtggtggtggtggtgggcatgtACAGCTCACACGTGGAGGGAAATCAGAGCCGAAATTGCTCTCCTTACACCAGAGATCAGCTCAGGCTGCTGGGCTTGGcaacaggtgcctttacccactgaatcatctctggTCTCTGCTTTCAGTGTTACagatttatttcctgtgtgtgggtgtttgctggcatgtatatctgtgcgctgtgtgtgtgtgtgtgtgtgtgtgtgtgtgtgtgtgtggtgccctcaaaggtcagaagagggtgagaGCATCTGGTCCCCTGGCattggagttagggatggttgtcaGCAAGTGAGTGCTGGGGGCCAAACCAAGGTCTTCaacaagagcaacaagcactcttaacagcagagctgtctctccagcctctcaccagccctgttctcatttttgagatgaggtttctttatgttgcccaggctgacctcaaacttaagTGATCTTCATGCCTCCCAAGAAGCTGGACCAAGCTGTATCTTCAGCCTCACCtggctgctttttattttgtgtccttTTCTTTGGTCCCGTCCCCCccgttttcaagacagggtttctttgtgtacccttggctgtcctggaactcgatttgtagacca
This Peromyscus leucopus breed LL Stock chromosome 8b, UCI_PerLeu_2.1, whole genome shotgun sequence DNA region includes the following protein-coding sequences:
- the Rnf135 gene encoding E3 ubiquitin-protein ligase RNF135 yields the protein MATPGLGTSVPVWLSEEDLGCIICQGLLDWPTTLPCGHSFCVRCLKGLWITQRAGVGGRPWACPTCREGPEAKPTLRKNPLLQDLADKYRQAAQELEAGPEAVPAPVPASAPPRRPAPPPVALQKRTTEVIQELTKLFQQFVDVVKGLQTQGPRLGSGRDNELGVLGTAPSSEEEQSLSSPKPVMSNASEKKIREILHNLKEIQEKLQGSVPRTDAPGEQVQEMPSSSVCLLPDQRSPEPRKASQFALYAISPTFDLGSLSCSLEVSNSCRTVTVSRCLQTYGWSPERFLISQVLCSEALSSGQKYWEVDTRNCNHWAVGVASWGMKRDQMLGRTMDSWCIEWKGPGQFSAWAMMKKTDLCLGCPEVVGVWLDLELGKLAFYSVSDEERLLYECEVSASCPLHPAFWLYGLSPGNYLEIKQVHPRG